Part of the Mangifera indica cultivar Alphonso chromosome 4, CATAS_Mindica_2.1, whole genome shotgun sequence genome, tgaaattaaagttttcaaactttgaggatgggttatttactttttaaaacctgaagggggaaacggtgaaattttaaagttttaatgttttaaatagtaaatgacgattttacccctgttcctaactgaaaaaatggacgACAGTTTgatcatgggtgggaaaactagATTTTCATCTGGTGTGGGTGACAtattgaaaacgcatcaaaagttgggtgggaaatagtccgtctcccattatttttttgtatattgaGATGGTTTTACCGCAGATGGCAAATGTATTGACATTCTTTTCTTACCAAACACTTCTGATATCAACTCAGTCAAACCTCACCACCCACATGTACATTTGCGGGTAAACCCCACTCATAATTCCTCTCAAATCACAACACATCACATCATATCAGTTCTGTTTTGTCTTACACGTCATTTACATTAGAATTGGACCCAGGACGCCCACACTCACGTGTACGGATGTTTCTGATTCTTTTCAGCTCCTCCACTATTTCCCTTGCATCCGGACGGTCATCTTTATCAGCCGCGACACACCGGAACGCTAGTTCAGCAACCGCATCAACACCGTCCATTGCCTCCCCATCATCCACCAAAACCGGGTCCACCACCTGATGGAGCATCCCCAACTGGATCTTTGACACCACTAAATCCGCCAATGCCACCTCACGCTTGTCTCTACTCTGATCCACTGCTTTCAGCCCTGAAATCAACTCCAACAGCACCACACCGAAACTATACACGTCACTCTTTTCTGTCAACCGAAAAGATCGGTGATAGTCCGGGTCTAAATACCCAGGTGTACCCTGAGGTCCTGTACACACAAAACCAGAACTTGAGGACGACGTCGTCTCGGGAAGAATCATTAGCCTTGACAACCCGAAATCTCCAACCTTGATTCTCATGTCTTTctcaacaaaaatatttgaCGTTGTGATATCTCTGTGAACAATTGGTGGCACAACTGAGAAATGCAAGTACTCGAGAGCTAAAGCTGTTTGCAGAGCAATGTCTAGTCTCACTTGCCACGTTAAAGATCCTTTCCGATGCAAACTATGTGATCCATGAAGATGGTCTGCAAGATTTCCATTGGTGATATATTCATAAACTAAAAGTAAACCTCTTGCGTCGCTGCAGTACCCGTGAAGTTTGACGAGATTTGGATGATCAATGGTggacaaaatcaatatttcattGCAAAAAGATTTAGTAGAGAAAGCTTTTGTAGAAGATGGTGTGTTGTGTTGTTGTTTACAGTGGAGATATTTTACCGCGACGATTCGGCCATCCAACAGTTGACCTAAGTAGACTGAACCAAACCCTCCATCACCGATCTTGCGCTTCGGGTCAAACTTATTAGTTGAAAATTCGAGCTCTTCGTAGGTGAAAACGGGAGGGAGGAGACCAGCCAAGCGGTGACGGTGAAGAAAGAGAGCTGTTGGATCTGCCTCTGTGGCTGATTTGAACTGTCTAGACCTGAGAATAGCTATGCCAACTGAAAATGCAAGCAGTAAACATGTTAATGCGAAGATGGTGCTCAAGATTGCGATGCGATTCAAGTTGGTTTCATGGATCCAAGTAGGTGATAAGCTAGATTCGGAGTGGAAACATATAAATGGCTTGTTGGGGTGCGAGGAGTTGAAGCCACAAACACCGTTCTGAGCATGGCAAAATTTGCAGCTTGAAAAGTAGGAGTCTTGAGCTTCATCAAACTCAACTTGGATACCCGCAGATTGCAAGAAATTATCAAGAAAATCCAACACGTCGATTTGGCAACCCTGATCAGATGAGAGATCAATACGGTGTGTAGATTCACAACCATGGACAAGCTTTGCTGGATTCTTGACGAGCTTGCATTGAAATGGACAATGGCTACAGTTGGGAAGATTTGGCGGGGTACAAGAACGAAGAACAGAAAGACGAGAGCAAGAGGCATCGGAGACTCGGAATGGTGAGCCGGAGAAGTTAATAGAATGGTCAGGCACTGCAAGCAAGTGCAACGACGGACAAGAATTTGTTGATATGGTGGGTTGTGGAGAGAGACTGAGAGAGGTAGAGTTGGGTTCGTAATGAAGGAGTGAAAAATTAAGGGTATTAATGGATATAACAGCGTGGGAAGAGGAAGATGAACATTTAACCTGGAATGAAGGATGGCCACAACCAGGCgaagaagagaaaggaaagGGAGGAGTTGAAGTGAAAGGAGGACATGAAGATCCAGTAGTGGCTTCTGCCAGTGAAGAACATGACTGAGTGGCtctagaaaaattgaaaacccagAAAAATGTGAAGGTAATAACTATGAGAAGACGATGAAAACTGCAAGAACTGAAGGGAGACATGGAGAGAAACTAAGAAATTAAGACATGGAGACATGAAAATAAGGGTTAGAGTAAAAAAGTGATACTGAATCTTATTATTGTGGAGTGTGCGAAGGGAAATGTGTAAAGTGTAACCTAGGTTGTTGGGAAGGAAAAGAAGGCAAAGGAGGGTTTTGC contains:
- the LOC123213341 gene encoding LEAF RUST 10 DISEASE-RESISTANCE LOCUS RECEPTOR-LIKE PROTEIN KINASE-like 1.5 translates to MSPFSSCSFHRLLIVITFTFFWVFNFSRATQSCSSLAEATTGSSCPPFTSTPPFPFSSSPGCGHPSFQVKCSSSSSHAVISINTLNFSLLHYEPNSTSLSLSPQPTISTNSCPSLHLLAVPDHSINFSGSPFRVSDASCSRLSVLRSCTPPNLPNCSHCPFQCKLVKNPAKLVHGCESTHRIDLSSDQGCQIDVLDFLDNFLQSAGIQVEFDEAQDSYFSSCKFCHAQNGVCGFNSSHPNKPFICFHSESSLSPTWIHETNLNRIAILSTIFALTCLLLAFSVGIAILRSRQFKSATEADPTALFLHRHRLAGLLPPVFTYEELEFSTNKFDPKRKIGDGGFGSVYLGQLLDGRIVAVKYLHCKQQHNTPSSTKAFSTKSFCNEILILSTIDHPNLVKLHGYCSDARGLLLVYEYITNGNLADHLHGSHSLHRKGSLTWQVRLDIALQTALALEYLHFSVVPPIVHRDITTSNIFVEKDMRIKVGDFGLSRLMILPETTSSSSSGFVCTGPQGTPGYLDPDYHRSFRLTEKSDVYSFGVVLLELISGLKAVDQSRDKREVALADLVVSKIQLGMLHQVVDPVLVDDGEAMDGVDAVAELAFRCVAADKDDRPDAREIVEELKRIRNIRTRECGRPGSNSNVNDV